A genomic window from Streptomyces sp. 846.5 includes:
- a CDS encoding SDR family oxidoreductase, translated as MTAISGATVLVTGGSRGIGKSLVEELYQRGAKKVYATARDASTVRHPDAVPLALEVTDPAAVAAAAAQAQDVTILINNAGRAINASFLGSPVEDVRNEFETNFYGPLLTARAFVPIIERNGGGHLLNVHSVLSWVALAGSYSASKAALWSQTNSLRLELLPRGIQVTGLHVGYVDTELVTHVDAPKTAPAEVARQALDGIEANAAEVLVDEVSRQVKRGLSADLGALYPQLAG; from the coding sequence ATGACTGCGATCTCAGGCGCCACCGTCCTCGTCACCGGCGGAAGCCGGGGCATAGGAAAGTCCCTGGTCGAGGAGCTGTACCAGCGCGGCGCCAAGAAGGTCTACGCCACCGCCCGCGACGCCTCCACCGTCCGGCACCCCGACGCCGTACCGCTCGCCCTGGAGGTGACCGACCCCGCCGCGGTGGCGGCTGCGGCGGCGCAGGCCCAGGACGTCACCATCCTGATCAACAATGCCGGACGGGCGATCAACGCGTCCTTCCTGGGCTCCCCGGTCGAGGACGTCCGCAACGAGTTCGAGACCAACTTCTACGGTCCGCTGCTCACCGCCCGCGCCTTTGTCCCGATCATCGAGCGCAACGGCGGCGGCCACCTGCTGAACGTCCATTCGGTGCTGTCGTGGGTGGCGCTGGCCGGCTCCTACAGCGCCTCCAAGGCGGCCCTCTGGTCGCAGACCAACTCGCTGCGGCTGGAGCTGCTTCCGCGCGGGATCCAGGTGACGGGTCTTCATGTCGGCTATGTCGACACTGAGTTGGTCACCCACGTCGACGCGCCGAAGACCGCGCCGGCCGAGGTCGCCCGGCAGGCCCTGGACGGTATCGAGGCGAACGCCGCCGAGGTGCTGGTCGACGAGGTGTCCCGGCAGGTGAAGCGGGGCCTGTCCGCTGACCTCGGCGCGCTGTATCCGCAGCTCGCGGGGTGA
- a CDS encoding TetR/AcrR family transcriptional regulator, translated as MTTSAPRTPARPTPRERLLDAAAGLFYRDGVNVGVDALCKAAGVSKRSMYQLFDSKDEVLAASLERSGPTYQALLLPLPDDPRPPRALLLHVFERLDLLSTSPAYQGCPFVSTATELKNPDHPASVVARAFKQELTAFFHAQAARGGAPSPETLARQLTIVFDGAGARVVVQGRPLDGLATATATVLLDAAGVVA; from the coding sequence ATGACCACGTCCGCGCCCCGCACCCCCGCCCGTCCGACGCCCCGCGAGCGCCTGCTCGACGCCGCCGCCGGGCTCTTCTACCGCGACGGCGTGAACGTCGGCGTCGACGCCCTGTGCAAGGCGGCCGGGGTCTCCAAGCGCTCCATGTACCAGCTGTTCGACAGCAAGGACGAGGTGCTGGCGGCGAGCCTGGAACGCAGCGGCCCCACCTACCAGGCGCTGCTGCTCCCGCTGCCGGACGACCCCCGCCCTCCCCGTGCGCTGCTGCTGCACGTGTTCGAGCGACTCGACCTGCTCTCCACGAGCCCGGCGTACCAGGGCTGCCCGTTCGTCTCCACCGCGACCGAACTCAAGAACCCGGACCACCCCGCGAGCGTGGTGGCCCGGGCCTTCAAGCAGGAGCTCACTGCGTTCTTCCACGCCCAGGCCGCTCGCGGGGGCGCGCCCTCCCCGGAGACCCTGGCCCGTCAGCTGACCATCGTCTTCGACGGCGCCGGCGCCCGCGTCGTCGTCCAGGGCCGGCCTTTGGACGGCCTGGCCACCGCGACGGCGACCGTCCTCCTGGACGCGGCCGGAGTTGTCGCCTGA
- a CDS encoding FMN-binding protein, whose product MRRTALTAGGTALGVVLLLAAKPHHTVAVAAPAVTAPRQQSTGSASGGSSGSSSAASPSASATAGAGKKTGVRTVTGGAVDTRWGPVQVKVTFNGSKITAIDVVQQPNSNPRDQEINSQAIPILTQEALAAQSANIDAVSGASYTSQGYIGSLQSALDAAK is encoded by the coding sequence ATGCGTCGCACCGCACTGACCGCTGGAGGCACCGCCCTTGGCGTGGTGCTGCTGCTGGCCGCCAAGCCGCACCACACCGTGGCCGTCGCCGCCCCCGCGGTCACCGCTCCCCGGCAGCAGTCGACCGGGTCCGCGTCCGGAGGCTCGTCGGGGTCCTCGTCCGCGGCCTCGCCCAGCGCGTCCGCCACCGCTGGAGCCGGCAAGAAGACCGGCGTCCGCACTGTCACCGGCGGCGCGGTGGACACCCGCTGGGGCCCGGTCCAGGTCAAGGTGACCTTCAATGGATCGAAGATCACCGCGATCGACGTCGTCCAGCAGCCCAACAGCAACCCGCGCGACCAGGAGATCAACTCCCAGGCCATCCCGATCCTGACCCAGGAGGCGCTGGCCGCGCAGAGCGCGAACATCGACGCGGTCTCCGGGGCCAGCTACACCAGCCAGGGCTACATCGGCTCGCTCCAGAGCGCGCTCGACGCGGCCAAGTAG
- a CDS encoding MMPL family transporter produces the protein MSTYLYRIARWCFRNRWRTLAAWVAVVVAAVVIAGASGGKTNDAIAIPGTEAQQALTLLEDKLPAASGASTQVVFAVRDGDITSAANQAAIDRAVTALGKVSQVASATNPFQAKAVSPDRRVALGSVTYDTQAAEVKAGTMDQLNPAVSAARDAGVQVEFGGAVYPKAAAGASSESIGIAVALVILCLTFGSLVAAGLPIITAFFGLITTMMGITALAAVTDIASSATSVATMLGLSCGIDYGVFILARYRTYLLEGHEPEDAAGRAAGTAGSSVVFAALSVIIALCGLSVVGIPFLTTMGLAAAATVALALLVALTLVPAAFGLLGRRAARFSRLPLLRRAEPASRTAATDSDRLTGTRWARWVVRRRVPILVIGVIALGVLAVPVASVDLGLPGNGSLPTSDTSRRAYDLTTEHFGPGYNGALTVVADNVSTAGQARQISAAISQVPGVASSSVAVVTNDIALINVVPTTGPNDPATTDLVHHIRDRRGALESGTGAHLLVGGVTATNIDVSAKLAGALPVFLVTVVALAFVLLTFAFRTVIVPIKSIIGFLLSAGAAFGAEVAVFQWGWGKHLLGIEPTQTLSFLPVILLAIMFGLSSDYEVFVVSRIKEQFTRNGDARRAVVLGTGQSARVVSAAALIMASIFVSFIFAPEPTVKEIGFSFAVGVLVDAFVVRLTLVPAAMAVLGARAWYHPRWFSRYVPDPDIEGERLDLAKV, from the coding sequence TTGTCCACGTACCTGTACCGCATCGCACGCTGGTGCTTCCGGAACCGCTGGAGGACGCTGGCCGCGTGGGTGGCGGTCGTCGTCGCGGCGGTCGTGATCGCCGGCGCGAGCGGCGGCAAGACCAATGACGCCATCGCCATCCCCGGGACCGAGGCGCAGCAGGCCCTGACCCTGCTGGAGGACAAGCTGCCGGCCGCCTCCGGGGCCTCCACCCAGGTGGTGTTCGCTGTCAGGGACGGGGACATCACCAGCGCGGCGAACCAGGCCGCCATCGACCGGGCGGTCACGGCTCTGGGCAAGGTCAGCCAGGTCGCCAGTGCCACCAACCCCTTCCAGGCCAAGGCCGTCTCGCCGGACCGGCGGGTCGCGCTGGGCAGCGTCACCTACGACACGCAGGCCGCGGAGGTGAAGGCCGGCACCATGGACCAGTTGAACCCGGCCGTCTCGGCCGCCCGCGACGCCGGGGTGCAGGTGGAGTTCGGGGGAGCGGTCTATCCCAAGGCAGCCGCCGGCGCCAGCTCCGAGAGCATCGGGATCGCCGTCGCGCTGGTCATCCTGTGTCTGACGTTCGGCTCGCTGGTGGCGGCCGGCCTGCCGATCATCACTGCCTTCTTCGGCCTGATCACCACGATGATGGGCATCACCGCACTGGCGGCGGTCACCGACATCGCCTCCTCGGCGACGTCCGTGGCCACCATGCTCGGCCTGTCCTGCGGGATCGACTACGGCGTGTTCATCCTGGCCCGCTACCGCACCTACCTCCTGGAGGGCCACGAACCCGAGGACGCGGCCGGCCGCGCGGCCGGCACCGCGGGCAGCTCCGTCGTCTTCGCCGCGCTGAGCGTGATCATCGCCCTGTGCGGGCTCTCGGTCGTCGGGATCCCCTTCCTCACCACCATGGGGCTGGCCGCCGCGGCCACCGTCGCCCTGGCCCTGCTCGTGGCGTTGACCCTGGTCCCGGCCGCCTTCGGACTGCTCGGCCGGCGCGCGGCCCGCTTCAGCCGGCTGCCGCTGCTGCGACGCGCCGAGCCGGCCAGCCGTACCGCCGCCACCGACTCCGACCGGCTGACCGGCACCCGCTGGGCCCGCTGGGTGGTCCGCCGTCGCGTCCCGATCCTGGTCATCGGCGTCATCGCGCTGGGGGTGCTGGCCGTCCCGGTGGCGAGCGTGGATCTGGGCCTGCCCGGCAACGGGTCGCTGCCCACCAGCGACACCTCCCGCCGCGCCTACGACCTGACCACCGAGCACTTCGGTCCCGGCTACAACGGCGCCCTGACGGTCGTCGCCGACAACGTGTCCACTGCAGGCCAGGCCCGGCAGATCAGCGCGGCGATCAGCCAGGTCCCCGGCGTCGCCTCGTCCTCGGTCGCCGTCGTCACCAACGACATCGCCCTGATCAACGTCGTCCCGACCACCGGCCCCAACGACCCCGCCACCACCGACCTGGTCCACCACATCCGGGACCGGCGCGGCGCGCTGGAGTCAGGCACCGGCGCCCACCTGCTGGTCGGCGGCGTCACCGCCACCAACATCGACGTCTCCGCGAAGCTCGCCGGAGCTCTGCCGGTCTTCCTGGTCACCGTGGTGGCCCTGGCGTTCGTGCTGCTCACGTTCGCCTTCCGGACCGTCATCGTGCCGATCAAGTCCATCATCGGCTTCCTGCTGTCGGCCGGTGCCGCGTTCGGGGCCGAGGTCGCCGTCTTCCAATGGGGATGGGGCAAGCACCTGCTGGGCATCGAGCCGACCCAGACCCTGAGCTTTCTGCCGGTCATCCTGCTGGCGATCATGTTCGGGCTGTCCAGCGACTACGAGGTCTTCGTCGTCTCCCGGATCAAGGAGCAGTTCACCAGGAACGGTGACGCCCGCCGGGCGGTGGTGCTGGGCACCGGGCAGTCCGCCCGCGTCGTGAGCGCGGCCGCGCTGATCATGGCGTCGATCTTCGTGTCGTTCATCTTCGCGCCCGAACCGACCGTCAAGGAGATCGGCTTCAGCTTCGCCGTCGGGGTTCTGGTCGACGCCTTCGTGGTCCGGCTCACCCTGGTCCCGGCCGCCATGGCCGTCCTCGGCGCCAGGGCCTGGTACCACCCCCGCTGGTTCTCCCGCTACGTCCCGGACCCCGACATAGAGGGCGAGCGCCTCGACCTCGCCAAGGTCTGA
- a CDS encoding TetR/AcrR family transcriptional regulator, with amino-acid sequence MAAAATSLRERSKAKRRAAIQRAAIQLFAEHGYEGATIADIAEAAEVAPRTVRMYFPNKIDIATSAADDIAARLTATFTAHPDLAFSEVIDRWMLGEAETTDPELARLVAAMYDANPALQAVSTTHITDVGRLSGPALVAELGLAPDDPLTSVANAAVSAAVGDYVVIALKDGVPREAHRQFMRYLRAIIGAARDD; translated from the coding sequence ATGGCTGCAGCAGCGACATCCCTCCGCGAACGGTCCAAGGCCAAGCGCCGGGCGGCCATCCAGCGCGCCGCGATTCAGCTGTTCGCCGAGCACGGCTACGAGGGCGCCACCATCGCCGATATCGCCGAGGCGGCCGAGGTCGCTCCACGGACCGTGCGGATGTACTTCCCCAACAAAATCGACATCGCGACCTCGGCCGCCGACGACATCGCCGCACGTCTGACCGCGACGTTCACGGCCCACCCCGACCTGGCGTTCAGCGAGGTCATCGATCGGTGGATGCTCGGCGAGGCCGAGACCACGGATCCGGAACTGGCACGGCTGGTAGCCGCCATGTACGACGCCAACCCGGCCCTGCAGGCCGTGTCCACCACCCACATCACCGATGTCGGACGCCTCAGCGGACCCGCCCTCGTGGCAGAGCTCGGCCTCGCCCCCGACGACCCGCTCACCTCCGTCGCCAATGCCGCCGTCAGTGCCGCCGTGGGCGACTACGTGGTCATCGCCCTCAAGGACGGCGTACCGCGGGAAGCGCACCGGCAGTTCATGCGCTATCTGCGCGCCATCATCGGCGCCGCCCGGGACGACTGA
- a CDS encoding GNAT family N-acetyltransferase, with product METQIEPARVTDIHQVLADHSRYWGERDLRSLHLLSLVQEFGSTCLIARAEDGIRGYLIGFVTPVGVGYVHLIATRDDSRGGGLGRSLYAAFADAAQRQGAVRLKAITSVANAGSIAFHRTLGFDVRIEDDYNGPGQAMIVFTRPLPFEGTVRNC from the coding sequence ATGGAGACACAGATCGAACCCGCCCGGGTCACCGACATCCACCAGGTTCTCGCCGACCACTCCCGCTACTGGGGCGAGCGCGACCTCCGCTCGCTGCATCTGCTGTCGCTGGTGCAGGAGTTCGGCTCGACCTGTCTCATCGCCCGGGCGGAGGACGGGATCCGGGGCTACCTCATCGGATTCGTCACCCCGGTCGGCGTCGGCTACGTCCATCTGATCGCCACCCGGGACGACTCCCGCGGCGGCGGGCTCGGGCGGAGTCTGTACGCCGCGTTCGCCGACGCCGCGCAGCGCCAGGGAGCGGTGCGGCTGAAGGCGATCACCTCGGTCGCCAACGCCGGCTCGATCGCCTTCCACCGCACGCTCGGCTTCGACGTACGGATCGAGGACGACTACAACGGCCCAGGGCAGGCCATGATCGTCTTCACCCGGCCACTGCCGTTCGAGGGGACCGTCCGGAACTGCTAA
- a CDS encoding ferredoxin reductase family protein, whose amino-acid sequence MTSTVGARHGADARHGSPASPRSDQAALLAPALLTAIGLGAVAVVYLWWNNTASVVSAAAWITNAGRLCGLLAGYAAPVLVVLMARIPLIDRTLGSDRLARWHAMGGRYMVGLVVSHVLLIIWGYSLTDHNGLVHQTAQLVFHYPDMLKATIGTLLLLGVGAVSARAARRRLSYETWYYLHLATYVAIFLTFFHQLTNGAEFVLEAKAKAAWYGLYLGSAALILWFRFAVPTLLAFRHRLRVAEIRPEAPGVHSVFITGRRLDELARATRAGQFFRWRFLQRGLLLAGNPYSLSAPPNPDYLRITVKDLGGHSAALARLRPGTRVFAEGPYGAFTAERRPGRRGKVLLLAAGVGITPLRALFESIPARRGELTLVYRASREDDLVFRAELESIAKARDARLYYLVGSRAEVGEPLQARTLLGILPDLREHVVFLCGPDGMTRTAREALETAGVPRGRIHHESFEF is encoded by the coding sequence ATGACGAGCACCGTCGGAGCGCGCCACGGCGCCGACGCGCGCCACGGATCGCCCGCGTCCCCGCGCAGCGACCAGGCAGCGCTGCTGGCCCCCGCGCTGCTCACCGCCATCGGCCTCGGCGCGGTCGCCGTGGTGTACCTCTGGTGGAACAACACCGCCTCGGTGGTCTCCGCCGCGGCCTGGATCACCAACGCCGGACGGCTCTGCGGCCTGCTCGCCGGATACGCGGCCCCGGTGCTGGTGGTGCTGATGGCGCGAATACCGCTGATCGACCGCACCCTGGGCAGCGACCGGCTGGCGCGCTGGCACGCGATGGGCGGCCGCTACATGGTCGGCCTGGTGGTGTCCCATGTGCTGCTGATCATCTGGGGCTACTCCCTCACCGACCACAACGGGCTGGTCCACCAGACCGCCCAACTGGTGTTCCACTACCCCGACATGCTGAAGGCCACCATCGGCACTCTGCTGCTGCTCGGCGTCGGGGCCGTCTCGGCCAGGGCCGCGAGGCGCAGGCTCAGCTACGAGACCTGGTACTACCTGCATCTGGCCACCTACGTCGCGATCTTCCTCACCTTCTTCCACCAGCTCACCAACGGGGCCGAGTTCGTCCTGGAGGCCAAGGCCAAGGCGGCCTGGTACGGCCTCTACCTCGGCTCGGCGGCGCTGATCCTCTGGTTCCGCTTCGCCGTTCCCACGCTGCTGGCGTTCCGCCACCGGCTCAGGGTCGCCGAGATCCGCCCGGAGGCCCCCGGGGTGCACTCGGTCTTCATCACCGGACGCCGCCTGGACGAACTGGCCAGGGCGACCCGGGCCGGCCAGTTCTTCCGCTGGCGCTTCCTGCAGCGCGGACTGCTGCTGGCCGGCAACCCCTACTCGCTGTCCGCACCGCCCAACCCGGACTACCTGCGGATCACCGTCAAGGACCTGGGCGGCCACAGCGCGGCGCTGGCCCGGCTGCGGCCCGGCACCAGGGTCTTCGCCGAGGGCCCGTACGGCGCCTTCACCGCGGAGCGGCGCCCGGGGCGCCGGGGCAAGGTGCTGCTGCTCGCGGCCGGCGTCGGGATCACCCCGCTGCGCGCCCTGTTCGAGTCCATTCCGGCCCGGCGCGGTGAACTGACCCTGGTCTACCGGGCCAGCCGCGAGGACGACCTGGTCTTCCGGGCGGAGCTGGAGTCCATCGCGAAGGCACGCGACGCCAGGCTGTACTACCTGGTCGGCTCCCGGGCGGAGGTCGGCGAACCGCTGCAGGCCAGGACCCTGCTCGGGATCCTGCCCGACCTGCGGGAGCACGTCGTGTTCCTGTGCGGCCCGGACGGGATGACCCGCACCGCACGCGAGGCCCTGGAGACGGCGGGCGTCCCGCGCGGCCGGATCCACCACGAGTCGTTCGAGTTCTGA